In Quercus lobata isolate SW786 chromosome 12, ValleyOak3.0 Primary Assembly, whole genome shotgun sequence, a genomic segment contains:
- the LOC115970226 gene encoding uncharacterized protein LOC115970226, translated as MELLQASIIYEDTALEIWNDLRNCFAQTNGPRVFNLQKEIAELHQGEVSITDFFTQLKVLWDQLQNLSPFPSCTCGKCVCNINKRLNDLQDREPVMKFLMGLNESFSRVRTQVLLMDPIPSLSKVYSLLIQEETQGSVTNSSVVKVDSIALAAKMPNVNENFGTNLAGNGSSSKSKDKSVCTHCGKTGHTAGKCYRFHGFPPGFKFKNKNAMAHQVSVSQPQELMVNTSTNNSVFTPEQCQQLLALIAPSSPFVSTVQAKEIPLTNGVSCSANAMSGIILSHFVFFAKVVNRRAFSLDTWVIDTGATDHIVYSVSLLSSITAVTNAIVQMPIGKLLQ; from the coding sequence ATGGAACTACTTCAAGCAAGCATCATCTATGAAGATACTGCTTTAGAGATCTGGAATGATTTGAGGAATTGTTTTGCTCAAACTAATGGACCAAGAGTCTTCAATCTTCAAAAGGAGATTGCTGAGCTTCATCAAGGTGAGGTGTCTATAACTGATTTCTTTACTCAATTGAAGGTACTGTGGGATCAGTTACAGAATTTAAGTCCTTTCCCTTCGTGCACTTGTGGAAAATGTGTATGTAACATAAATAAAAGGCTTAATGATTTACAAGACAGAGAGCCAGTAATGAAATTCTTGATGGGATTGAATGAATCATTCTCCCGAGTCAGGACTCAAGTTTTGCTTATGGATCCAATTCCATCTCTTAGTAAGGTTTACTCCTTGTTGATTCAAGAAGAAACCCAAGGATCAGTCACAAATTCATCAGTTGTTAAGGTTGATTCTATTGCTTTAGCTGCTAAAATGCCAAatgttaatgaaaattttggtaCCAATCTTGCTGGTAATGGTTCTAGTAGCAAAAGTAAAGACAAATCAGTTTGTACTCATTGTGGTAAAACTGGTCACACAGCAGGCAAGTGCTATAGGTTTCATGGTTTCCCACCTGGCTTCAAGTTCAAGAATAAGAATGCAATGGCTCATCAAGTCTCAGTCTCTCAGCCTCAAGAATTGATGGTAAACACAAGCACCAACAACTCAGTGTTTACTCCTGAGCAATGTCAACAACTTCTAGCTTTGATTGCTCCTTCCTCTCCATTTGTTTCTACAGTACAAGCAAAAGAAATACCTTTGACAAATGGAGTGTCTTGTTCTGCCAATGCTATGTCAGGTATTATTCTTtctcattttgttttctttgctaaAGTGGTGAACAGAAGGGCTTTTAGTTTAGATACTTGGGTCATTGATACTGGAGCTACTGACCATATTGTGTATTCAGTGAGTTTATTGTCTTCCATAACTGCTGTTACTAATGCTATAGTTCAAATGCCTATAGGGAAATTGCTTCAGTGA